The Congregibacter litoralis KT71 genome contains a region encoding:
- the glmU gene encoding bifunctional UDP-N-acetylglucosamine diphosphorylase/glucosamine-1-phosphate N-acetyltransferase GlmU, translating into MKLEVVILAAGQGTRMRSDLPKVLHPLANKPLLAHVLASARMLMPVRIHVVIGHGSELVREALDAEDLVWVMQEEQLGTAHAVLQAMPGIDGDSTVLILYGDVPLLRASTLEGLIDNAPALLTAVLDDPEGYGRVLRDSGDQLEGVVEHKDATEEQRRISEINTGVLAYPASLLADYLPRVGNANAQGEFYLPDVLSMAVKDGHCVAALRADEASEVMGINDRIQLAEAETVHRERAAVALMTAGVSLADPARIDVRGSLHCGRDVFIDVNCVFEGEVTIGEGVHIGPNCVLKNCTVGVDTQIHAMSHIDDSQVGGSCSVGPYARLRPGTVLADGARIGNFVETKKATIGPGSKVNHLSYVGDAELGGGVNIGAGTITCNYDGVNKHKTSLGDDVFIGSNSTLVAPLDVGEGGFVAAGSTVTRDVPESSLGVSRAKQRNIAEWQTPKQRAENDETQSGD; encoded by the coding sequence ATGAAGCTTGAAGTCGTCATTCTCGCCGCAGGCCAGGGAACGCGTATGCGTTCTGATCTACCCAAAGTTTTGCACCCTCTGGCGAACAAGCCCCTTCTTGCGCACGTGCTTGCCAGCGCCCGGATGCTGATGCCGGTGCGCATTCACGTGGTCATAGGCCACGGCTCCGAGCTGGTTCGCGAAGCCTTGGACGCCGAGGATCTGGTCTGGGTCATGCAAGAAGAACAGCTGGGTACCGCCCACGCGGTACTCCAGGCCATGCCGGGAATCGACGGTGACTCCACGGTGTTGATTTTGTACGGTGATGTGCCGCTGTTGCGTGCTAGCACGTTGGAAGGTCTCATCGACAACGCACCGGCATTGTTGACGGCGGTGCTTGATGACCCCGAAGGTTATGGTCGGGTACTGCGCGATAGCGGCGATCAGCTCGAAGGCGTGGTGGAGCATAAAGATGCCACGGAGGAGCAGCGGCGGATTTCTGAAATCAACACAGGTGTTCTCGCCTACCCTGCTTCGCTCCTCGCGGACTACCTACCGCGGGTGGGCAATGCCAATGCTCAAGGGGAGTTCTATCTCCCCGATGTACTGTCCATGGCCGTGAAAGACGGCCATTGCGTCGCCGCCCTTCGCGCGGACGAGGCCTCGGAGGTTATGGGTATCAATGACCGAATCCAGCTTGCCGAGGCCGAGACCGTTCATCGCGAGCGCGCCGCCGTCGCATTGATGACCGCCGGTGTGTCTCTCGCAGATCCCGCGCGCATCGACGTTCGGGGAAGTCTGCATTGTGGACGGGACGTGTTTATTGACGTGAATTGCGTGTTTGAAGGTGAAGTCACTATTGGCGAGGGCGTCCACATTGGTCCCAACTGCGTTTTGAAAAACTGCACCGTGGGCGTCGATACACAAATACACGCAATGAGCCATATCGATGACAGTCAGGTGGGTGGCAGTTGTTCCGTGGGGCCCTATGCCCGTTTGCGACCGGGAACAGTCCTCGCTGACGGCGCGCGTATTGGCAACTTTGTAGAAACCAAGAAAGCGACGATTGGGCCGGGCAGCAAGGTGAATCATCTGAGCTATGTCGGGGACGCCGAGTTGGGCGGTGGTGTCAATATTGGCGCAGGCACCATTACCTGCAATTACGATGGCGTGAACAAACATAAAACGTCCCTGGGAGACGATGTTTTTATCGGCTCCAACAGCACCCTGGTGGCACCGCTGGACGTTGGCGAGGGCGGATTTGT
- the rimK gene encoding 30S ribosomal protein S6--L-glutamate ligase, whose amino-acid sequence MNQDQKLIVGSEEWCSFPALGIPAVKARVDSGAKTSSLHAFNIHPFNRNGEKWISFEVHPIQRNRKTTVRCESPVIDRRFVKSSSGDREKRYVINSSVHIGGSSFDIELTLSNRDTMGYRMLLGREAMSGRMLVDPAASFSVGDLTPTQLSQMYGVATEPSSGLKIGVLASNPELYSNKRLMEAGANRGHEMVFLDIKLCYMKLDAETPEIHYRGGWILNDIDAVIPRIRPQLTFYGCALTRHFESIDVYPLNNASSISYSRDKLYSLQLLQRKGLEIPTTGFANSPMDTAELIDMVGGAPLIVKLLQGTQGRGVVLAETRKAGESVINAIKSLNANLLVQEFIKEAQGRDLRCFVIDGKVIASIERRAAPGEFRANLHQGGSAALVRITPEERRLAIKATKALGLQVAGVDIIRSAKGPLLLEVNSSPGLEGIETATGKDIAGDMIASIERALNWKPAAKT is encoded by the coding sequence GTGAATCAGGATCAGAAGCTCATTGTAGGCAGCGAAGAGTGGTGTTCCTTTCCAGCCCTCGGCATACCCGCGGTAAAAGCCCGGGTAGACAGCGGCGCCAAGACCTCATCGCTTCACGCGTTCAATATTCATCCCTTTAACCGCAACGGCGAAAAGTGGATCAGTTTTGAAGTCCACCCCATTCAGCGCAACCGCAAAACCACCGTGCGCTGCGAATCACCGGTTATCGACCGTCGCTTTGTAAAAAGCTCCAGCGGTGACCGGGAAAAACGCTATGTCATCAACAGCTCGGTACACATAGGCGGATCGAGTTTCGATATCGAGCTTACCCTCAGCAATCGCGACACCATGGGGTATCGCATGCTTCTGGGACGCGAGGCCATGAGCGGTCGTATGCTCGTAGACCCTGCGGCGAGCTTCAGCGTGGGGGACCTTACGCCCACCCAGCTTTCGCAGATGTATGGCGTCGCCACGGAACCATCCTCGGGACTGAAAATAGGCGTCCTTGCATCCAATCCCGAGCTTTATAGCAACAAACGCCTCATGGAGGCAGGCGCAAACCGCGGTCACGAAATGGTGTTTCTGGACATCAAGCTGTGCTACATGAAACTCGATGCGGAAACCCCGGAAATTCACTATCGCGGCGGATGGATTCTCAATGATATTGATGCGGTGATACCGCGCATACGGCCGCAGCTGACCTTCTATGGCTGCGCCCTGACACGCCATTTCGAGAGCATCGACGTTTATCCTCTCAACAATGCTTCATCCATCAGTTACTCAAGGGACAAGCTGTACAGCCTGCAGTTGCTTCAACGCAAGGGTCTGGAGATACCCACTACGGGCTTTGCCAACTCTCCCATGGATACGGCAGAGCTTATCGATATGGTGGGAGGAGCGCCTCTCATCGTGAAGCTCTTGCAGGGCACCCAGGGTCGAGGGGTGGTTCTTGCCGAAACCCGCAAAGCCGGTGAAAGCGTTATCAATGCCATCAAGTCCCTCAACGCCAACTTGCTGGTGCAGGAGTTCATCAAGGAAGCGCAAGGCCGGGATCTCCGTTGTTTCGTCATCGACGGGAAGGTCATCGCTTCCATCGAGCGCCGGGCCGCACCGGGAGAGTTCCGGGCAAACCTGCATCAGGGCGGGTCCGCGGCACTGGTTCGCATCACCCCGGAAGAGCGTCGACTCGCAATCAAGGCTACTAAAGCTCTGGGGCTGCAGGTGGCCGGTGTGGATATCATTCGCTCGGCAAAAGGCCCTCTGCTACTGGAAGTGAATTCATCGCCGGGCCTTGAGGGTATCGAGACAGCCACCGGTAAGGACATTGCCGGCGACATGATTGCCTCCATTGAGCGCGCCCTGAATTGGAAGCCCGCAGCAAAGACTTGA
- a CDS encoding F0F1 ATP synthase subunit epsilon: MAMTIHCDIVSAEEEIFSGLVESLIATGEMGELGVNYGHAPLLSSLIPGPVRITLQNGEEQVYYVSGGYLEVQPGVVSILADTAMRAADVDEAAAEEARRDAEQALANQTGDFDYGRASSQLAEAAAQLATLRKMRNRAGR; encoded by the coding sequence ATGGCCATGACTATTCATTGCGACATCGTCAGTGCTGAGGAGGAGATTTTCTCAGGACTGGTGGAATCGCTGATTGCGACCGGTGAGATGGGGGAACTGGGTGTGAACTACGGTCACGCGCCCCTGTTGTCTTCATTGATTCCCGGGCCCGTGCGTATCACCCTGCAGAACGGTGAAGAGCAGGTGTACTACGTGTCCGGTGGTTATCTCGAAGTGCAACCCGGTGTGGTCTCTATCCTCGCGGACACGGCTATGCGCGCCGCTGATGTTGATGAAGCAGCAGCTGAGGAAGCGCGGCGGGATGCCGAACAGGCGCTGGCCAATCAGACCGGTGATTTTGATTACGGTCGGGCGTCTTCTCAGCTTGCGGAGGCGGCAGCCCAGCTGGCGACTCTTCGGAAGATGCGGAATCGCGCGGGACGCTGA
- the atpD gene encoding F0F1 ATP synthase subunit beta — translation MSSGRVVQIIGAVIDVEFPRDSVPRVYDALKITEKDITLEVQQQLGDGVVRTIAMGSSEGLSRGLGVDNTGAPIAVPVGGETLGRIMDVLGNPIDERGPIGEKERASIHRAAPTYEELSASDDLLETGIKVIDLVCPFAKGGKVGLFGGAGVGKTVNMMELINNIALQHSGLSVFAGVGERTREGNDFYYEMQESKVVDIENPSNSKVAMVYGQMNEPPGNRLRVALTGLTMAEKFRDEGRDVLLFVDNIYRYTLAGTEVSALLGRMPSAVGYQPTLAEEMGALQERITSTKTGSITSIQAVYVPADDLTDPSPATTFAHLDSTVVLSRDIAAKGIYPAVDPLDSTSRQLDPLLIGNEHYEAARGVQNVLQRYKELKDIIAILGMDELSEEDKQTVDRARKIERFLSQPFHVAEIFTGAPGKYVSLKDTIAGFNAILAGEYDHLPEQAFYMVGSIDEAVEKAKNL, via the coding sequence ATGAGTAGCGGACGAGTCGTACAGATCATCGGCGCGGTAATCGACGTGGAATTTCCCCGTGATTCTGTGCCGCGGGTTTATGACGCGCTGAAAATTACAGAGAAGGACATCACTCTGGAAGTTCAGCAGCAGCTTGGCGATGGCGTGGTACGTACCATTGCCATGGGTTCCTCCGAGGGCCTGTCCCGCGGACTGGGCGTCGATAACACCGGCGCTCCCATTGCGGTTCCCGTGGGTGGCGAAACCCTGGGTCGCATCATGGATGTGCTGGGTAATCCTATCGATGAGCGTGGCCCCATCGGTGAAAAAGAACGCGCGTCAATTCACCGCGCCGCACCGACCTATGAAGAACTGTCTGCATCTGACGATCTTCTGGAAACCGGTATCAAGGTTATTGATCTGGTCTGCCCCTTCGCAAAAGGCGGTAAGGTCGGACTGTTTGGTGGTGCCGGTGTTGGTAAAACCGTCAACATGATGGAGCTGATTAACAATATTGCATTGCAACATTCCGGCTTGTCCGTATTCGCCGGTGTGGGTGAGCGAACCCGGGAAGGTAACGACTTCTACTACGAAATGCAGGAGTCCAAGGTTGTTGATATTGAGAACCCCTCAAACTCGAAAGTAGCCATGGTGTACGGCCAGATGAATGAGCCGCCCGGAAACCGCCTCCGGGTTGCCCTCACCGGTTTGACCATGGCTGAGAAGTTCCGTGACGAAGGTCGTGACGTGTTGCTGTTTGTTGACAACATCTATCGTTACACCCTCGCGGGAACCGAAGTATCGGCACTGCTGGGTCGTATGCCATCAGCGGTGGGCTACCAGCCTACCCTGGCTGAGGAAATGGGTGCATTGCAGGAGCGTATTACCTCTACGAAGACGGGCTCTATTACGTCTATCCAGGCGGTATACGTACCTGCGGATGACCTGACGGATCCCTCGCCTGCTACGACCTTCGCGCACCTGGACTCCACAGTTGTACTGTCACGGGATATTGCTGCAAAAGGTATTTACCCGGCGGTAGATCCTCTGGACTCTACGTCCCGTCAGCTTGATCCCCTGCTCATCGGTAACGAGCATTACGAAGCGGCTCGCGGTGTACAGAACGTGCTTCAGCGTTACAAAGAGCTCAAGGACATCATCGCCATTCTCGGCATGGACGAGCTGTCGGAAGAAGACAAGCAGACCGTTGATCGCGCTCGTAAGATCGAGCGTTTTCTGTCTCAGCCCTTCCACGTGGCGGAAATCTTCACCGGTGCACCTGGTAAGTACGTGTCTCTCAAGGACACTATCGCCGGCTTTAACGCTATTCTGGCTGGTGAATACGATCACCTGCCCGAGCAGGCCTTCTACATGGTGGGCAGCATTGATGAGGCCGTCGAAAAAGCCAAGAATCTGTAA
- the atpG gene encoding F0F1 ATP synthase subunit gamma — MAAGKEVRTKITSIQSTQKITSAMEMVAASKMRKAQDRMEVGKPYARRIRSVVGHIANSAPEYRHVYMEEREVKRVGFIIVSTDRGLCGGLNMNLFKATIRAMKEWADQDIEIDLSLIGSKAIAFFNSYGGNVIAVARDIGEEPSLEDLIGGVKTMLDAYEDGRIDRLFLVSNEFVNTMTQTPTVEQVLPLQAEDSEEMAHHWDYIYEPEARDLLEGLLRRYIESQVYQAVIENAACEQAARMLAMKNATDNAGDLIDELQLIYNKARQAAITQELSEIVSGAAAIS; from the coding sequence ATGGCAGCCGGTAAGGAAGTTCGCACAAAGATCACGAGCATCCAGAGCACTCAGAAAATCACGAGTGCGATGGAGATGGTCGCCGCGAGTAAGATGCGCAAGGCCCAAGACCGCATGGAAGTCGGCAAGCCCTATGCCCGACGTATTCGCTCGGTTGTTGGTCACATCGCCAACTCGGCACCGGAATACCGTCACGTCTATATGGAAGAGCGTGAAGTCAAGCGCGTGGGCTTCATCATCGTGTCTACGGATCGCGGTTTATGCGGCGGTCTGAACATGAACCTCTTCAAGGCCACGATACGCGCCATGAAAGAGTGGGCTGATCAGGATATCGAGATCGACCTGTCTCTCATCGGCAGTAAAGCCATTGCCTTCTTTAACAGCTATGGCGGCAACGTTATTGCGGTGGCCCGGGATATCGGTGAAGAGCCTTCTCTCGAGGATCTTATCGGTGGTGTAAAAACCATGCTCGACGCTTACGAAGACGGCAGGATCGATCGTCTGTTCCTTGTGAGCAACGAGTTTGTGAACACCATGACGCAAACGCCGACGGTAGAGCAGGTGCTTCCGCTGCAGGCAGAAGACAGTGAAGAAATGGCCCATCACTGGGACTACATCTACGAGCCCGAAGCCCGCGACCTTCTCGAAGGGTTGTTAAGGCGGTACATCGAGTCCCAGGTTTATCAGGCGGTGATTGAAAACGCGGCTTGTGAACAGGCTGCACGAATGCTGGCGATGAAGAACGCAACAGACAACGCTGGCGATCTCATCGATGAACTTCAGTTGATTTACAACAAGGCCCGTCAGGCTGCGATTACTCAAGAGCTTTCTGAGATCGTAAGCGGCGCGGCTGCTATCAGTTAA
- the atpA gene encoding F0F1 ATP synthase subunit alpha: protein MQQLNPSEISDLIRQRIDQLDVSSEARNVGTIVSVTDGIIRIHGLTEVMYGEMIEFDGGVYGMALNLERDSVGAVVLGDYKGLAEGQSCRCTGRILEVPVGPELQGRVVDALGSPIDGKGPVNAAMTDALEKVAPGVIARQSVDQPVQIGLKAIDAMVPIGRGQRELIIGDRQIGKTAIAVDAIINQKGTGIKCVYVAVGQKTSSVAAVVRKLEEHGAMDHTIVVAANASDPAAMQYLAPFAGCTMGEYYRDRGEDALIIYDDLSKQAVAYRQISLLLRRPPGREAYPGDVFYLHSRLLERAARVNADYVEKFTDGAVKGKTGSLTALPVIETQAGDVSAFVPTNVISITDGQIFLETDMFNSGIRPAMNAGISVSRVGGAAQTKVIKKLSGGIRTALAQYRELAAFSQFASDLDEATKAQLDHGERVTELMKQKQYSPQSIAEMGLMLYAANEGHLKDVEVEKIGDFESALLSYAHAEHGDFMQKIVESGDYSDEISSTFESLIQNFKSTQTY from the coding sequence ATGCAGCAACTGAATCCATCTGAAATAAGCGATCTGATTCGCCAGCGAATCGATCAGCTGGACGTCAGCAGCGAAGCACGTAATGTCGGAACCATTGTTTCCGTTACCGACGGTATTATTCGCATCCACGGTCTCACCGAAGTTATGTACGGCGAGATGATCGAGTTTGACGGCGGCGTTTATGGAATGGCGCTTAACCTTGAGCGTGACTCTGTGGGTGCGGTTGTTCTTGGTGATTACAAAGGTCTGGCGGAAGGTCAGTCCTGCCGCTGCACCGGTCGAATTCTTGAAGTTCCCGTGGGTCCTGAGCTTCAGGGTCGCGTGGTCGACGCCCTGGGCTCGCCTATCGATGGCAAGGGTCCCGTGAATGCGGCGATGACCGATGCTCTTGAAAAGGTTGCTCCCGGTGTTATCGCCCGTCAATCCGTAGACCAGCCCGTGCAAATTGGCCTGAAAGCTATTGATGCCATGGTCCCCATCGGTCGTGGTCAGCGAGAGCTGATCATTGGTGACCGCCAGATTGGTAAGACGGCAATTGCTGTCGACGCGATCATCAACCAGAAGGGCACGGGCATTAAATGTGTCTACGTTGCCGTTGGTCAGAAGACATCTTCAGTAGCGGCCGTTGTGCGAAAACTCGAAGAACACGGCGCCATGGATCACACCATTGTTGTGGCTGCCAACGCTTCGGACCCTGCAGCCATGCAGTACCTGGCGCCTTTTGCCGGTTGCACCATGGGTGAGTATTACCGTGACCGCGGTGAAGATGCACTGATCATTTACGATGACCTCAGTAAGCAGGCTGTCGCCTACCGTCAGATTTCACTGTTGCTCCGTCGTCCTCCGGGTCGTGAAGCTTATCCCGGTGACGTTTTCTATTTGCACTCGCGTCTTCTGGAGCGAGCGGCACGGGTTAACGCGGACTACGTTGAAAAGTTCACGGATGGGGCTGTTAAGGGCAAGACCGGGTCCCTGACCGCCTTGCCGGTTATTGAAACCCAGGCCGGTGACGTCTCTGCCTTTGTACCGACCAACGTGATTTCCATCACCGACGGCCAGATTTTCCTTGAGACCGATATGTTCAACTCCGGTATACGTCCGGCGATGAATGCCGGTATCTCTGTATCGCGGGTCGGTGGTGCAGCACAGACCAAGGTGATCAAGAAGCTCTCCGGTGGTATCCGGACCGCACTGGCCCAGTATCGTGAACTCGCGGCTTTTTCTCAGTTCGCCTCGGATCTCGATGAAGCCACGAAGGCCCAGCTTGATCACGGCGAGCGCGTTACGGAACTTATGAAGCAGAAGCAGTACTCTCCGCAGAGCATCGCGGAAATGGGTCTCATGCTCTATGCGGCTAACGAGGGCCACCTGAAGGATGTAGAGGTCGAGAAGATCGGTGATTTCGAATCTGCTCTGCTGTCTTATGCCCATGCTGAGCATGGCGACTTCATGCAGAAGATCGTTGAATCCGGTGATTACAGTGACGAGATTTCGAGCACCTTCGAATCGCTGATTCAGAACTTCAAGTCCACACAGACTTACTGA
- a CDS encoding F0F1 ATP synthase subunit delta, with protein sequence MAELSTLARPYARAAFEYADSENALSEWLSELQLIAAVVSDEAVQNLLGDPSLTTEKQAETFVSLMGDELGESRKRFLHVLAENRRLGLVPNILELFAQLKAQREQSVDVEMVSPFEVPDTVRDRIAQALGKRLEREVVVSTSIDSSLLGGVLIRAGDLVIDGSVRGRLNKLAEALTN encoded by the coding sequence ATGGCAGAACTCAGTACACTCGCACGACCCTATGCTCGGGCCGCTTTTGAATATGCCGACTCAGAAAATGCCCTGAGTGAGTGGTTGAGCGAGCTTCAGCTCATCGCGGCGGTAGTATCCGATGAAGCGGTGCAAAATCTTCTTGGCGATCCCTCGCTTACCACTGAGAAACAGGCGGAAACTTTTGTCAGTCTCATGGGTGATGAGCTCGGTGAAAGCCGCAAGCGTTTTCTCCACGTGTTGGCTGAGAACCGTCGCTTAGGCCTGGTACCGAATATTCTCGAGCTGTTTGCCCAGTTAAAGGCACAGCGCGAGCAGAGCGTCGATGTAGAAATGGTATCGCCTTTCGAAGTACCCGATACGGTCAGGGATCGCATCGCTCAGGCCCTTGGCAAACGCCTCGAGCGTGAGGTTGTTGTCAGCACCAGTATCGACAGCAGCCTGTTAGGCGGGGTACTGATTCGCGCAGGCGACCTGGTTATCGATGGCAGTGTTCGCGGGCGGCTGAACAAGCTTGCCGAAGCACTGACAAACTAG
- a CDS encoding F0F1 ATP synthase subunit B, whose product MNINLTLIGQMLAFVAFVVFCMKYVWPPILAAMQEREQKISEGLAAADQASHDLELAKEKAVERLKEAKEEAAGIVDAANRRAAQIVDEAKEAAVAEADRVKAAAQAEIEQESNRAREQLRGQVAMLSLAGAEKVLGASIDASAHAELVDKLAAEL is encoded by the coding sequence GTGAATATTAACCTTACCCTCATCGGGCAAATGTTGGCGTTTGTAGCCTTCGTTGTCTTCTGCATGAAGTACGTGTGGCCACCTATTCTGGCCGCCATGCAGGAACGTGAGCAGAAGATCTCTGAAGGCCTCGCGGCTGCCGACCAGGCCAGCCACGATCTTGAACTGGCGAAAGAGAAAGCTGTTGAGCGTTTAAAAGAAGCCAAGGAAGAAGCAGCGGGCATCGTTGATGCCGCGAACCGCCGGGCTGCCCAGATTGTTGACGAAGCCAAAGAAGCGGCAGTAGCTGAAGCCGACCGCGTGAAAGCTGCGGCTCAGGCAGAGATAGAGCAGGAAAGCAACCGGGCGCGGGAACAGCTCCGCGGCCAGGTTGCCATGCTGTCTCTGGCCGGTGCTGAGAAGGTTCTGGGTGCGAGTATCGACGCTTCAGCTCACGCTGAACTTGTCGACAAGCTTGCCGCAGAGCTGTAG
- the atpE gene encoding F0F1 ATP synthase subunit C, with protein sequence MELIYVAAAIMMGLGGLGAAIGVGLLGGKLIEGSARQPELAPKLQTTFFLGAGLVDAIPIIGVGIAMFLIFVVAPGAAA encoded by the coding sequence ATGGAACTGATCTACGTTGCTGCTGCAATTATGATGGGCCTCGGTGGTCTTGGCGCCGCCATTGGCGTAGGCCTTCTCGGCGGTAAGCTGATCGAAGGTTCTGCCCGTCAGCCGGAGCTGGCACCCAAGCTGCAAACAACCTTCTTCCTGGGCGCTGGCCTGGTAGATGCCATCCCCATTATTGGTGTTGGTATCGCTATGTTCCTGATCTTCGTTGTTGCACCTGGTGCAGCGGCTTAA
- the atpB gene encoding F0F1 ATP synthase subunit A → MAGESQTISDYIVHHLTNLTYGKLPGGYHRHDGSTVQEGGVWTMAHGGEEAAAMGFNAIHIDSMIWSIGLGIIFCWLFRSIAKKASSGVPTGMTNAIEMVVGFVDNTVKDTFHGRNPVIAPLALTIFVWVFLMNLMDLIPVDLIPHTLMLVGVEYQKIVPSTDPNITMGMAVGVFVLMLYYSIKVKGFGFVKELTMNPFNHPLFIPVNLFMEVVGLLAKPFSLGLRLFGNMYAGEMIFILIAALFSAGIMWMLPAALMQIGWAIFHILVITLQAFIFMVLTIVYLSMAHEDH, encoded by the coding sequence ATGGCAGGCGAATCTCAGACAATTTCAGACTATATCGTCCATCACCTGACGAACCTTACCTATGGAAAACTGCCCGGCGGTTATCATCGGCACGATGGCAGTACGGTCCAGGAAGGCGGCGTATGGACCATGGCTCACGGTGGCGAAGAAGCTGCCGCTATGGGCTTTAATGCCATACATATTGATTCCATGATCTGGTCTATCGGTCTCGGTATTATTTTCTGCTGGCTATTCCGAAGCATCGCCAAAAAGGCGTCCTCCGGTGTACCCACGGGCATGACGAACGCTATAGAGATGGTTGTGGGCTTCGTCGACAATACGGTGAAAGACACTTTTCACGGTCGGAATCCTGTCATAGCGCCTCTGGCACTCACGATTTTCGTCTGGGTGTTTCTTATGAACCTTATGGACCTTATCCCCGTCGATCTTATTCCTCACACCCTCATGCTGGTGGGGGTCGAATATCAGAAAATTGTGCCGTCCACAGACCCCAACATCACCATGGGCATGGCGGTGGGCGTTTTCGTACTCATGCTTTATTACTCCATCAAGGTAAAGGGTTTCGGCTTCGTCAAGGAACTCACGATGAACCCATTTAACCACCCGCTATTCATTCCCGTGAACCTGTTTATGGAAGTGGTAGGTCTTCTGGCCAAGCCTTTTTCCCTGGGGCTGCGTTTGTTCGGCAACATGTATGCGGGAGAGATGATTTTCATTCTGATCGCTGCATTGTTCAGCGCTGGCATCATGTGGATGTTACCTGCCGCCCTCATGCAGATAGGTTGGGCAATCTTCCATATTCTGGTGATCACTCTGCAGGCCTTCATTTTTATGGTCCTGACCATCGTGTACCTCAGCATGGCCCATGAAGACCATTAA
- a CDS encoding ATP synthase subunit I: MLERGRYTSYNAPAQIRTYELVAQEGVGEKAVQAAHKTPPRPRYLRTTLIQMMLLLLVAPSVYLVAGLANAVSLVCGAMCAIVPQAYFAVRITAAARQSAQQAARLGLGAEGGKFVLSAVAFALTFAVLQPASPGWVFAGFGVFWVIQIVDGIRLLRSK, encoded by the coding sequence TTGCTTGAACGCGGTAGGTATACCTCCTATAATGCGCCCGCCCAAATCAGGACGTACGAGTTAGTGGCGCAAGAAGGGGTGGGGGAAAAGGCTGTTCAGGCCGCGCACAAGACGCCCCCAAGGCCGCGGTATCTGCGGACCACCCTTATCCAGATGATGTTGCTGTTGTTGGTGGCTCCAAGTGTTTATTTGGTGGCCGGTTTAGCCAACGCGGTATCTCTGGTGTGTGGAGCGATGTGCGCTATCGTGCCTCAGGCTTATTTCGCGGTGCGAATCACCGCGGCGGCCCGGCAAAGCGCGCAACAGGCGGCGCGTCTCGGTTTGGGCGCAGAAGGCGGAAAATTTGTACTCAGTGCGGTGGCGTTTGCACTGACCTTTGCAGTTTTGCAGCCCGCGAGCCCCGGTTGGGTGTTTGCAGGCTTTGGCGTGTTTTGGGTGATACAGATAGTCGATGGTATCCGGCTGTTGCGCTCAAAGTAA
- a CDS encoding ParB/RepB/Spo0J family partition protein has product MATKRRSLGKGLDALLAGSQRSEEPSSAPEESSSDKGLLQELPVDLIQRGQYQPRRDFDPFALQELADSIKAQGVMQPIVVRPIAKERFEIIAGERRWRAVQQAGLDTIPALIRNVSDESAIAMSLIENIQREDLNPIEEAYALERLQNEFEMTQQQVADAVGKSRSAVANLLRLIALAPDVRTMLEHGDLDMGHARCLLTLDAEQQVQLARRVVAKGLSVRQTEALVRQQQSEKPAAQPKTLDPNIRSLQDELSQKLGSAVHIQHSASGKGKLILNYGSLDELDGILSHLK; this is encoded by the coding sequence ATGGCCACTAAGCGTCGTAGCCTCGGTAAGGGTCTTGATGCACTCCTCGCAGGGAGTCAGCGCTCTGAGGAGCCATCATCAGCTCCCGAGGAAAGCAGCTCGGACAAAGGCCTGCTCCAGGAGCTTCCCGTGGACCTGATTCAGCGCGGGCAATACCAACCCCGACGGGACTTTGATCCCTTTGCCCTGCAGGAGCTGGCGGACAGCATCAAGGCCCAGGGGGTTATGCAGCCAATTGTCGTCAGACCCATCGCCAAAGAGCGTTTTGAAATCATTGCGGGAGAGCGGCGCTGGCGCGCAGTACAGCAGGCCGGGCTCGATACCATTCCTGCGCTGATTCGGAATGTCTCCGACGAATCGGCAATTGCCATGTCCCTCATCGAGAATATTCAGCGGGAGGACCTGAATCCTATCGAAGAGGCCTATGCTCTGGAGCGTCTGCAAAACGAGTTCGAGATGACCCAGCAGCAGGTTGCGGATGCCGTAGGTAAATCGCGGTCAGCGGTTGCCAATCTTTTACGTCTCATTGCCCTGGCACCAGATGTGCGAACTATGCTGGAGCACGGGGATCTGGATATGGGCCATGCCCGTTGCCTCCTGACCCTGGATGCCGAGCAGCAGGTGCAACTGGCACGACGTGTGGTCGCCAAAGGTCTGTCTGTCAGGCAGACGGAAGCTTTGGTGCGGCAACAGCAGTCTGAGAAACCGGCGGCTCAGCCAAAAACTCTCGATCCCAATATTCGAAGCCTTCAGGACGAGTTGTCACAAAAACTCGGCAGCGCCGTGCATATTCAACACAGTGCCAGCGGCAAGGGGAAGCTGATTCTCAACTACGGCAGTCTGGATGAGCTCGACGGTATCCTGAGCCACTTGAAGTAA